The proteins below come from a single Salvelinus alpinus chromosome 18, SLU_Salpinus.1, whole genome shotgun sequence genomic window:
- the LOC139544279 gene encoding uncharacterized protein — protein MAHDTCLTGFRLAGVVLAALIVNAACLIWIYSAKPVESPSGAGEGLIHDLGKFLRNPSSNSSLFLKASHPTKQTKQIFGELEWEEEGKEMGSMFLTKNRTHIQVTVAGWYVVFVQATFKLPAGNDTRDLRLQLDFTYQERTDQFASAFDTRQLLEEEQDAPLSFSVLVRMEPENRLSVMASHRQQVDYERKPVSTFITIIRCSD, from the exons ATGGCACATGACACTTGTCTCACAGGCTTTCGACTTGCCGGGGTTGTCCTTGCAGCATTGATTGTCAATGCAGCGTGTTTGATCTGGATTTATTCTGCTAAG CCGGTTGAATCACCGTCAGGAGCTGGTGAAGGTCTAATTCATG ATTTGGGGAAATTTCTCAGAAATCCCTCCTCCAATTCCAGTTTGTTCCTTAAAG CCTCTCACcccaccaaacagaccaaacagatcTTTGGTGAGctggagtgggaggaggaggggaaggagatgGGCAGCATGTTCCTGACCAAGAACAGGACCCACATCCAGGTGACCGTGGCAGGCTGGTATGTGGTCTTTGTCCAAGCCACCTTTAAGCTGCCAGCAGGGAATGACACCAGGGACCTAAGGCTACAGCTGGATTTCACCTACCAGGAGCGTACGGACCAGTTTGCCAGTGCCTTCGACACGCGGCAGTTGCTAGAAGAGGAGCAAGACGCCCCATTGAGTTTCTCTGTCCTTGTGCGGATGGAGCCGGAGAATAGACTGTCTGTGATGGCAAGCCACAGGCAGCAGGTTGATTATGAGAGAAAACCAGTCTCTACCTTCATTACTATCATTAGATGCTCTGACTAG